In Archangium violaceum, the following are encoded in one genomic region:
- the def gene encoding peptide deformylase, which produces MARDIVIWPNKVLTTQTKPVTDFGDTLTKLLEEMFESMKEAEGIGIAANQVGVSLRCSWVGREDGTFFEIINPQILEKSGPVTLEEGCLSVPDQYEKTPRFHKVKVKYQDRAGEWHELEAEGRLAHVLQHEIDHLDGHVFVDHLSNLKRGLILEKMKKLQKVMSRRKEAKKE; this is translated from the coding sequence ATGGCTCGCGACATCGTCATCTGGCCCAACAAGGTGCTGACCACGCAGACGAAGCCGGTGACGGACTTCGGGGACACGCTCACGAAGTTATTGGAGGAGATGTTCGAGTCGATGAAGGAGGCGGAGGGGATCGGGATCGCGGCGAACCAGGTGGGGGTGTCGCTGAGGTGTTCGTGGGTGGGGAGGGAGGACGGGACGTTCTTCGAGATCATCAACCCGCAGATTTTGGAGAAATCGGGGCCGGTGACGTTGGAGGAGGGGTGCCTGTCGGTGCCGGACCAGTACGAGAAGACGCCGCGGTTCCACAAGGTGAAGGTGAAGTACCAGGACCGAGCGGGGGAGTGGCACGAGCTGGAGGCGGAGGGTCGGTTGGCGCACGTGCTGCAGCACGAGATCGATCACCTGGACGGGCACGTGTTCGTGGATCACCTGTCGAACCTGAAGAGAGGCCTGATCCTGGAGAAGATGAAGAAGCTGCAGAAGGTGATGAGTCGGAGGAAGGAAGCGAAGAAGGAGTAG
- a CDS encoding nuclear transport factor 2 family protein translates to MHPHAQLLTDFYSAFQRRDSQAMAACYHPDAEFSDPAFPGLRGAQVSSMWKMLCERGKDLELSFRDVQADDRTGRAHWDARYTFSGTGRKVLNRIDAEFEFKDGKILRHTDRFDFWTWSRQSLGPVGLLLGWSPFLRNKVQAQARASLVKYMQERGITSA, encoded by the coding sequence ATGCACCCTCACGCCCAACTCCTCACCGACTTCTACTCCGCCTTCCAACGCCGCGACTCCCAGGCCATGGCCGCCTGCTACCACCCCGACGCCGAGTTCTCCGACCCCGCCTTCCCCGGCCTCCGCGGCGCCCAGGTCTCCTCCATGTGGAAGATGCTCTGCGAGCGCGGCAAGGACCTCGAGCTCTCCTTCCGCGACGTCCAGGCCGATGACCGCACCGGCCGCGCCCATTGGGATGCCCGCTATACCTTCAGCGGCACCGGCCGGAAGGTCCTCAACCGCATCGACGCCGAGTTCGAATTCAAGGACGGAAAGATCCTCCGCCACACCGACCGGTTCGACTTCTGGACCTGGTCCCGCCAATCCCTCGGCCCCGTCGGACTCCTGCTCGGGTGGTCTCCCTTCCTGCGCAACAAGGTCCAGGCCCAGGCCCGCGCCTCCCTCGTCAAGTACATGCAGGAGCGCGGCATCACCTCGGCCTGA